One Roseomonas sp. OT10 DNA window includes the following coding sequences:
- a CDS encoding ABC transporter permease, whose amino-acid sequence MFSYILRRFVSTIPVMAIVALFVFSLLYLAPGDPAAVIAGDQATPADVERIRASLGLDRPFLVRFGEWAWRIMQGDLGVSIFTNLPVSTMIAQRVEPTLSLMVITLILAICIAIPMGVLAAWKAGTWIDRAVMAFAVLGFSVPVFVVGYVLAYVFALELDWLPVQGYTPIARGVWPWFQNLILPAIALGGVYIALIARITRATMMEVLQQDYIRTARAKGVGQRGILFLHALKNAAVPIVTVIGLGIALLIGGAVITESVFAIPGLGRLTVDAILRRDYPVIQGVVLLFSFTYVLVNLGIDLLYTVFDPRIRY is encoded by the coding sequence ATGTTCTCCTATATCCTCCGACGCTTCGTCTCGACGATCCCCGTGATGGCGATCGTCGCCCTCTTCGTCTTTTCACTGCTCTACCTCGCGCCGGGCGACCCGGCGGCGGTGATCGCGGGCGACCAGGCGACGCCCGCCGATGTCGAGCGCATCCGCGCCAGCCTCGGCCTCGACCGACCCTTCCTGGTGCGCTTCGGCGAATGGGCCTGGCGCATCATGCAGGGCGACCTGGGCGTCTCGATCTTCACCAACCTGCCGGTCAGCACGATGATCGCGCAGCGCGTGGAGCCGACGCTGTCGCTGATGGTCATCACGCTGATCCTCGCCATCTGCATCGCCATCCCGATGGGCGTGCTGGCGGCCTGGAAGGCCGGCACCTGGATCGACCGCGCGGTGATGGCCTTCGCGGTGCTGGGCTTCTCCGTGCCCGTCTTCGTGGTGGGCTACGTGCTGGCCTATGTCTTCGCGCTGGAGCTCGACTGGCTGCCGGTGCAGGGCTACACGCCCATCGCCCGTGGCGTCTGGCCCTGGTTCCAGAACCTCATCCTGCCGGCCATCGCGCTGGGCGGCGTCTACATCGCGCTCATCGCCCGCATCACCCGTGCGACGATGATGGAGGTCCTCCAGCAGGACTACATCCGCACCGCCCGCGCCAAGGGGGTGGGGCAACGCGGCATCCTGTTCCTGCATGCGCTGAAGAACGCGGCCGTGCCGATCGTGACCGTCATCGGCCTGGGCATCGCCCTGCTGATCGGCGGCGCCGTCATCACCGAGAGCGTCTTCGCCATCCCCGGCCTGGGGCGTCTCACCGTCGACGCCATCCTGCGCCGCGACTACCCCGTGATCCAGGGCGTGGTCCTGCTGTTCTCCTTCACCTACGTGCTGGTGAACCTGGGCATCGACCTGCTCTACACCGTCTTCGATCCGAGGATCCGCTATTGA
- a CDS encoding ABC transporter permease, translating to MSTALPVGPADVAAAPAMPDVLPPVRARKGFFGLLYRYPTIAVGGFLLLLMVLVAVLAPFLWTVDPTALAPARRTREPSAMYWFGTDMLGRDVYSRVLYGTRVSLTVGFAVAFFSSVIGLAIGLVAGFVRWLDAVIMRVMDGLMSIPSILLAIALMALTRGSVGNVILAITVAEIPRVSRLVRGVVLSLREQPYVDAAVAAGTRTPTIILRHILPNTVAPMTVQATYICASAMLIEASLSFIGAGTPPIIPSWGNIMAEGRALWQVKPYIVFFPAIFLSITVLAVNLLGDGLRDALDPRMAKRM from the coding sequence TTGAGCACCGCCCTTCCCGTGGGCCCGGCGGACGTCGCCGCAGCGCCCGCCATGCCGGACGTGCTGCCCCCGGTGCGCGCCCGCAAAGGCTTCTTCGGCCTCCTCTACCGCTACCCCACCATCGCGGTCGGCGGCTTCCTGCTGCTGCTGATGGTGCTGGTCGCGGTTCTGGCGCCGTTCCTGTGGACCGTGGACCCGACCGCGCTGGCCCCGGCGCGGCGCACCCGCGAGCCCTCGGCCATGTACTGGTTCGGCACGGACATGCTCGGCCGCGACGTCTATTCCCGCGTACTCTACGGCACCCGGGTGTCGCTGACCGTGGGCTTCGCGGTGGCCTTCTTCTCCTCCGTGATCGGGCTCGCCATCGGCCTCGTCGCCGGCTTCGTGCGCTGGCTGGACGCGGTGATCATGCGGGTCATGGACGGGCTGATGTCCATCCCCTCCATCCTGCTGGCCATCGCGCTGATGGCGCTCACGCGCGGCTCGGTCGGCAACGTGATCCTGGCCATCACGGTCGCCGAGATCCCGCGCGTCTCCCGCCTGGTGCGTGGCGTGGTGCTGTCCCTGCGCGAACAGCCCTACGTGGATGCGGCCGTGGCGGCGGGGACGCGCACGCCGACCATCATCCTGCGCCACATCCTGCCCAACACCGTGGCGCCGATGACGGTGCAGGCGACCTACATCTGCGCCTCTGCCATGCTGATCGAAGCGAGCCTCTCCTTCATCGGGGCCGGCACGCCGCCGATCATCCCCTCCTGGGGCAACATCATGGCCGAGGGCCGGGCGTTGTGGCAGGTGAAGCCCTACATCGTCTTCTTTCCCGCCATCTTCCTGTCCATCACCGTCCTCGCGGTGAACCTGCTGGGCGACGGCCTGCGCGACGCGCTCGACCCCCGCATGGCGAAGCGGATGTGA